The nucleotide window CCAGAACTTACCAGTATTGTTCGTCATCGAGGACAACGACTGGGCCATCAGTATGCCCAAAGGGCGGGTCACCGACGTCGGGAACGGAGCCCAACGCGCCGGCGGATTCGATATGCCCGGCAAACGTGTCGATTATGACGACGCATGCGCGGTCTATGAGGCCGCAGGCGAAGCCATTGGGCGCGCACGTGATGGCAACGGACCGACGCTCCTCGAAGTACAGGTCCATCGACGGATGGGTCATTTCATGGGCGACGCAGAAGGGTACCGTCCTGAGGGTGATAGCGAGCGTGCAAAACAGCGTGATTCTATCGAACGGATGGAGTCCACCTTACAGAAGGCAGGGATCGATGACGATACGGTCGACGACATCCGCGATCGAAGCCACCAACGAGTTGAAGAGGCCATCGAATGGGCCAAAGACCAACCGGAACCCGACCCTGACGAGGCTTACAACGACGTGTTCACGAACCCGCCGGCAGGTTGGACGCCCAACACGAAGCCGGGACAGACCGAATCCGCAGGAGATGACGACTGATGGTAGAAGCAGACGAACCTGAAACGGCCGAAACGACCGGCGAGCGTGAGACGACGATGAGCCGAGCGATGGTGAGCGCCATCGCGTCGGAAATGCGTGACAGCGACGATGTGTTCGTGATGGGCGAGGACGTTGCTGACTACGGTGGGATCTTCGACAGCACTGACGGCCTGCTTGAAGAGTTCGGACGCGAGAAGATCATGGACGTCCCGATCAGCGAGACGGGGTTCATTGGTGCCGCCGTCGGGGCCGCACAGGCCGGAATGCGTCCCATTGCGGAGCTGATGTTCGCCGATTTCTTCGGCGTAGGAATGGATCAGATCTACAACCAGATGGCGAAAAACACCTACATGAGCGGCAGCACGGTGAACGTCCCGATGGTGCTCATGACCGCTGTCGGTGGCACGTACAACGATGCCGCCCAACACTCACAGACACTCTACGGAACGTTCGCTCATCTGCCAGGGATGAAAGTGGTGGTTCCAAGCACCGCTGCCGACGCCAAGGGGCTGATGCACACGGCGATTCGTGATGACGATCCCGTGGTGTACATGTTTCACAAACGCCTGATGGGAATCGGCTGGATGCCCGCGCCGGACGGGCCAAAGACTTCGGTACCTGAAGACGACTACACCATCGACTTCGGCGAGGCGGACGTGAAACGTGAAGGCGATGACGTGACCGTGGTGACGCTTGGTCTCCACGTCCACCGGGCGCTCGAAGCCGCTGACGATCTCGCAGAGGAGGTCGATGTCGAGGTAATCGATCTCAGGACGTTGGTTCCACTCGATACCGAGACGGTGCTCGAATCGGTCCGGAAAACCGGCCGACTCGTCGTTGTCGACGAGGACTACCACTCGTTCGGACTCTCTGGCGAAATCGTTGCCCGGGCAACGGAAGGGGCGCTCGCCGACCTCTCGGCCGTGCGCCGCGTGACGATGCCGGACGTACCCATTCCGTACGCTCGACCGCTTGAGCAAGAAGTCAATCCGGGACGCGAGGATATCATCGAGGCCGTTCAGTCAACCACGGAATAATCCCACACAAAATGAGTGATGAGACAGTTGCAGTGGAATCCGAAACGATCTGGCCTGCGGATTCCGACGACGTCGAGGAAGCGATCGTCTCGAACTGGTTCGTCCGTGAAGGGACGACGGTAACCGAGGGCGACCCCATCGCCGAGATCCAGATCGAAAAGGTGAGTCTCGATGTCCCGGCACCAGCAACCGGTGAAATATGTGAGCTATTGGTCGATGAACAGAGCGAATTCGAACGAGGGGACACACTGGCTCGAATCTCTACGGACTAATGAACATCTAACGCCAATACGGCACGCAACAGATGCCGAAATCAGGGTAAAGGTCAGCAGCGCTCGCTGTCAGCTTCTCCGCTCTAAAGGGCGGAGCTTGCAGGTGAACTCCCGCTCTGGCCGTCACGACTCTCGCCGGTGGCAGGTGAAAACTCACCATTCGCGCTCAGTGCTCCCTGCTTGAGGGCAAGCTGACGATTTGCCCGTCCGGACGGAGACTTTTGCCCCGACCGGACGTGTTTGAAGCCAACGTTCTTCGCGGCGTTGTAGTCGGCGTGAACCTCGTACCCACACTTCTGGCAGGAAAAGTCGGCTTGGGTGGGTCGGTTGTCCCGTGCCGTGTGGCCGCATCGAGAGCATCGTTGGCTGGTGTACTGTGGTGGCACTTTCGTCACGTCGATACCGACCGCTTCGGCCTTGTACTCGACGTATCCGTACAACTGGTTGAACGCCCACGTGTGGAATTTCTTGGCTCTCGGCATCCGTTCGCGGATGCCGTTCAACCGCTCGAAAGCGATGGTCGAACAGCCGTGCTCAACGGCTTCGGCGACTAACTCTTTCGAGAGGTTGTGCAAGAAGTCCTCCGCCCATCGGCTCTCGCGGTCGCCGATGGACTCGATGGTATTGTGAGCCGATTCGGTCCCGATTTGTTGTAGACCGCCACGCACCTGTTCGTACTGTTCGCGTCGGTGATTCAGCAATCCACCCGACCAGAACGTGCCGGTCGACGTGACCGCCACGTTCTCGATTCCGAGGTCCACGCCGAGGACCGTAGGGTGCTCGACGGGTTCGGTGTCGTCCACCTCCGCTGTTGTACGGAGGTGAAGGTAGAACGCACCGTCGCGGTGGTGAAGGGTCGCGCCCTTGACCGAGTAGTCGCCGGAGGCGACGTACTCGCCGAACGGCGTCCCATCCGTCTCGGGTGGTAGAACGTACTCCGCTTCGACTCTGCCGTCCACCGTCGAAAGCGAGGCGTAGTCCTCGTGGAACGTGGCGCTTCGCTTGTCGTACTCGGCGAAGTCGGCAGTGAACGTCGGCAGACTCGCGTAGTCGCCGTTCGACCACCGCGCGAGAACGCCTTTGAGGGCGTCCGCCGCCCGCGAGCGGGCGGCTTGGACGAGGTTCGCCTGTATCGACGTTCGGTCGCGGACTTCGGTGTAGGTGCGTTCGTGAAGGCGTTGCTTGCTGGTTTCGATATTGCCGCTGTCGTCTCTCGCGTGAGAGACGACGTAGTTGGCGGCGTCTCGAAACTCGGCGAATGTATTATGGAGGAGTTCGGCGTCGGCGTCGCTCACGTCGAGTTTCACCGGAACGGTGCGCCGAACGTCCATATTTCATATGATGACCATACACGTAAATAGCCACCGATTCAGTGGGGAGTTGGCTGGCCACCGAATCCACCGACGGCGGTTGCATAGTACCGAGAGACAGCGTACGCGATTCCTCCCTGCCGTAAACGGCAGGGTTTCCTCGCTGTATCAGGATGAGTGATGTTGCTATAAACGACAGCGGGGTCCGCGATATCAACGGGGCCGACGATACACGAGCACGCCTATTGATGTCCTGAGAACGGTGGCTTAGAGCGCGCTTTCGAGCATATCCGCGACCTCGCGTGCTTTCTCGGCGAGCGTCTCGGACACGTGCCCCTCCGCGACGGCAGCATCGAGCTCGGCATCGTCCACCCGTTCGATTCGCCCGTCGGCGTGTTTCACGACGTCGACGTGGAGATCGATATACCGGGCAGCGTCGGGAAAGATCTCGACCGGCGTACAGATGTTCACGTACGTGCCCCGGCGCTTCCCGTCCGCATCCCGATAGACCGTCGGGTACCACCACTTGCCCTCGGTCAGCTTCGTGATGGCGGTGTCGCCGGCGTGGCGTTCGATGTCCAACGCATCGTAGGTTCCGCCGGCCGTCATCTCCCGTCGAACCGTGATACTCGACTCGTCGCGATCGGTCACGATGCCTTCGCCCAGCGTGATTCGGCTGCCGTCAGGCTTGCCGTGGACGATCCTCACGCCATCGTTCTCGGCCGGCCCGAACTGTCGGACGACGGTTGCGAACGGGAAGTCGGACTGCAGCGCTCCGTCCGAATCACAGACGGCCTCCACGAAGTCGACGGCAGCACTCGCGTCCGTACTGCCGGCCTTGATGCGATGGTGGCCTGCCATCGTCGGACAGACGGTACGGCGCATCTCGTCGAGGTCGAATCGTGACGCGCGGCCGAACCAGAGCCATTTCGTCGCGGGGTCGTCCCAGAGGACGCCGGATTCGGCCTCCGTTTCGGGTGCAGCGGAGAGCGCCGCATCGATCCCCGTGGCTCGGTCGCTCGCGGCTGCGAGCGCGTCCGACAGCGTGGCGAACTCCGCCTGCTCGCTCGCGTCCGTCCAGCGTGCCCGCCACCCATCGGGCGGGTCGTTCGGGAGCAGGTCGGTCACGTCGGTCGCCATGCCCGGCCCCGTCGACGTCTCCACGGAGCCATCGCGTACGAGCCGAACCAGGCCACCGCCCACTTCGAAATTCGCATCGAGCACCGGGCGATCGTCGCTCCACGGTGGGACCGGATCGCGAACCTGTATCCTGAGCCGATCGCCGTCGTCGACTCGCTGCTCCGTGTTCGAGAAGGGAAGAAAACCCGAGCCAGTGCCACAGTCGACGACAGCACCGCTTCCAAGCGTTTCCGTGACCTCCCCGGCAAACACCGCTTCACGCGGCAGCGCCCCAGTCCAACTGAACGTATCCGTTTCGAGATCGGCGAGCTGGCTAACGGCAGTGTCGACAGCTCCTGACTCGCCGTGGATGCCGATGCCCTGCCGATCGTCGGTCGTCTCGATCGCGATCTCGGACTCCTTGACGGCGAACTCTCCCTCGAAGCGCTCGCGGATGGGTTGCGATGCCTGCACTACTGCATGGTCGGCGTCATCGAAGAGTCGCGTCAGCGCAGTCGCGTAGATGCCACGAATCCGGACTCTCATGGCCCGACGTGTCCGACAGTGCTCTGGCGAGGAGATGGTTCACGGCACTTACTCTCGGAACCCCTGGGAACTCCGTGTTCGAGCGCGCCTCGGAGGGGGCACCCCTTGTCCTCGACGACTTTTCGGTAGGTGTGTGCGAACGCCATCGATAGAACGTCGGAGTCGGAGCGAAGTTGAGGGTTTGCAGATCCGTTCGCGCTCTCGTGATGGGGATCGGACCTCCGTTTTGGTGAGGCAGAACCGACGAGACGGACACCATCAACATTGACATCCTCCCCGCCGTGAACGGCGAGGATTCCCGACCGTAGTTGGGATATTAGGGTTCGCAACGTGCTCGTTCTTGTGGATGGAACCGACCATCCGTAGCATCGAACGAACACACTACTGGCTGTGCCAAACAGCCGTTATCCCTATCGAGCCGGTCAAATGCGGCTGGATTCGGGAGTAGCGTTTGTCTGATGTTCTCCGCACCGTTCGCGTCGGCGTTCGCCGTCCGTCCGCACTG belongs to Halococcus qingdaonensis and includes:
- a CDS encoding DUF402 domain-containing protein; this translates as MRVRIRGIYATALTRLFDDADHAVVQASQPIRERFEGEFAVKESEIAIETTDDRQGIGIHGESGAVDTAVSQLADLETDTFSWTGALPREAVFAGEVTETLGSGAVVDCGTGSGFLPFSNTEQRVDDGDRLRIQVRDPVPPWSDDRPVLDANFEVGGGLVRLVRDGSVETSTGPGMATDVTDLLPNDPPDGWRARWTDASEQAEFATLSDALAAASDRATGIDAALSAAPETEAESGVLWDDPATKWLWFGRASRFDLDEMRRTVCPTMAGHHRIKAGSTDASAAVDFVEAVCDSDGALQSDFPFATVVRQFGPAENDGVRIVHGKPDGSRITLGEGIVTDRDESSITVRREMTAGGTYDALDIERHAGDTAITKLTEGKWWYPTVYRDADGKRRGTYVNICTPVEIFPDAARYIDLHVDVVKHADGRIERVDDAELDAAVAEGHVSETLAEKAREVADMLESAL
- a CDS encoding alpha-ketoacid dehydrogenase subunit beta; this encodes MVEADEPETAETTGERETTMSRAMVSAIASEMRDSDDVFVMGEDVADYGGIFDSTDGLLEEFGREKIMDVPISETGFIGAAVGAAQAGMRPIAELMFADFFGVGMDQIYNQMAKNTYMSGSTVNVPMVLMTAVGGTYNDAAQHSQTLYGTFAHLPGMKVVVPSTAADAKGLMHTAIRDDDPVVYMFHKRLMGIGWMPAPDGPKTSVPEDDYTIDFGEADVKREGDDVTVVTLGLHVHRALEAADDLAEEVDVEVIDLRTLVPLDTETVLESVRKTGRLVVVDEDYHSFGLSGEIVARATEGALADLSAVRRVTMPDVPIPYARPLEQEVNPGREDIIEAVQSTTE
- a CDS encoding thiamine pyrophosphate-dependent dehydrogenase E1 component subunit alpha; the protein is MYGWMVTARYYEERLQEEYLEGKQPAFDISAGPIPGELHLAAGQEAAAAGVCSHLDDADTVTAPHRPHHVAIAKGVDLKRMTAEIFGRRTGLCKGKGGHMHLFDSAVNFAGSGIIAEGCPPAVGAALAAKKRAEDSVAVAYLGEGAISQGGFLESLNLASVQNLPVLFVIEDNDWAISMPKGRVTDVGNGAQRAGGFDMPGKRVDYDDACAVYEAAGEAIGRARDGNGPTLLEVQVHRRMGHFMGDAEGYRPEGDSERAKQRDSIERMESTLQKAGIDDDTVDDIRDRSHQRVEEAIEWAKDQPEPDPDEAYNDVFTNPPAGWTPNTKPGQTESAGDDD
- a CDS encoding lipoyl domain-containing protein: MSDETVAVESETIWPADSDDVEEAIVSNWFVREGTTVTEGDPIAEIQIEKVSLDVPAPATGEICELLVDEQSEFERGDTLARISTD
- a CDS encoding RNA-guided endonuclease InsQ/TnpB family protein; translated protein: MDVRRTVPVKLDVSDADAELLHNTFAEFRDAANYVVSHARDDSGNIETSKQRLHERTYTEVRDRTSIQANLVQAARSRAADALKGVLARWSNGDYASLPTFTADFAEYDKRSATFHEDYASLSTVDGRVEAEYVLPPETDGTPFGEYVASGDYSVKGATLHHRDGAFYLHLRTTAEVDDTEPVEHPTVLGVDLGIENVAVTSTGTFWSGGLLNHRREQYEQVRGGLQQIGTESAHNTIESIGDRESRWAEDFLHNLSKELVAEAVEHGCSTIAFERLNGIRERMPRAKKFHTWAFNQLYGYVEYKAEAVGIDVTKVPPQYTSQRCSRCGHTARDNRPTQADFSCQKCGYEVHADYNAAKNVGFKHVRSGQKSPSGRANRQLALKQGALSANGEFSPATGESRDGQSGSSPASSAL